A genomic stretch from Solanum stenotomum isolate F172 chromosome 8, ASM1918654v1, whole genome shotgun sequence includes:
- the LOC125872664 gene encoding adenylate kinase, chloroplastic-like, producing the protein MASCCSLSFSTVSSKPNKPYSSPISSSLQLPFTSQLPFSKKNSLYSNHTLLQTQCRKTPSPDCPSFLVVGSAKKQEPLRVMISGAPASGKGTQCELITKKYDLVHIAAGDLLRAEIAAGTENGRRAKEYMDKGQLVPNKIVVTMVKERLMRPDSQEKGWLLDGYPRSLSQAVALKEFQPDLFILLEVPEEILVERVVGRRLDPVTGRIYHLKYSPPETDEIAARLTQRFDDTEEKVKLRLHTHHQNVESVLSMYKDTVFQVDGSVSKEEVFAQIDGALTQLLEAKE; encoded by the exons ATGGCTTCGTGCTGTTCATTGAGCTTCTCAACAGTCTCTTCAAAGCCTAACAAGCCTTACTCATCTccaatttcttcttctcttcagCTCCCCTTTACTTCCCAGCTgccattttctaaaaaaaattcactttatTCCAATCATACCCTTCTCCAAACTCAATGCCGGAAAACCCCATCACCGGATTGTCCCAGTTTCTTG GTTGTGGGGTCTGCGAAAAAGCAAGAACCTTTGAGGGTAATGATATCAGGAGCTCCTGCTTCTGGTAAAGGAACGCAATGCGAGCTCATTACCAAGAAG TACGATTTGGTGCATATTGCTGCTGGAGATTTATTGAGGGCTGAAATTGCTGCAGGCACTGAAAATGGGAGGAGAGCAAAGGAGTATATGGATAAAGGACAATTGGTACCAAACAAGATAGTTGTAACG ATGGTCAAAGAGCGGTTGATGCGTCCAGACTCTCAAGAAAAGGGTTGGCTTTTAGATGGATATCCTCGGAGCTTGTCTCAAGCAGTAGCTCTCAAAGAGTTCCAGCCAGACCTCTTCATTCTTCTGGAA GTACCTGAAGAGATACTTGTTGAGAGAGTGGTTGGCCGTAGACTAGATCCTGTAACTGGGAGAATATACCATTTGAAGTATTCTCCGCCAGAGACCGATGAAATCGCTGCAAGGCTTACCCAGCGCTTTGATGATACAGAAGAAAAG GTGAAGCTGCGGCTGCACACTCACCATCAAAATGTGGAATCAGTTCTGTCAATGTACAAAGATACTGTATTCCAG GTGGACGGGAGCGTTTCCAAAGAGGAGGTATTTGCTCAAATTGATGGTGCATTAACTCAACTTCTTGAAGCAAAGGAATGA
- the LOC125872678 gene encoding protein phosphatase 1 regulatory subunit INH3 has protein sequence MATRTREIAQPTTGTTTVTLTLGNPSESAPSSSSSSQQQPIETLTLKLKPKRRVSWKPGTVDNEFLNKKSSKKCCIFHKEKPFDEDDSDDDDADDKENDPSKSHHHGDHCCSKQDHGGEASTS, from the coding sequence ATGGCCACACGGACGAGGGAAATTGCACAGCCGACGACTGGAACAACGACGGTAACCCTAACCCTAGGAAACCCATCGGAATCTGcaccatcatcatcatcatcatcacagCAGCAACCAATCGAAACCCTAACGTTGAAACTGAAGCCAAAGAGGAGAGTATCGTGGAAACCAGGAACTGTGGACAACGAGTTCCTCAACAAGAAGAGTTCCAAGAAATGTTGCATTTTCCACAAAGAAAAGCCTTTTGATGAAGACGATAGCGATGATGATGATGCCGATGACAAAGAAAATGACCCATCAAAGAGTCATCATCATGGGGATCATTGCTGTTCTAAACAGGATCATGGAGGAGAAGCTAGTACAAGTTAA